The following DNA comes from Streptomyces globosus.
CGGGTGCCGGCCCGCCGTGGTCAGCTCGCCGTCCAGCAGGAAGCGGCTCCCGGAGTTGGGGCCCCGCCGCACGATCAGCAGCGCGGAACCCGGGGGCAGTGCTTCCACCGCGGCCTGGGCCTCGGGGGACAGCGACGACACGTGCTGTTGTCCGGACACCTCGGCCTCGTAGGCCTCGAGGCCCGAGATCGAGATGGTGGACGTGGTCTCCGAGGCGCGCTCCGGCGTCAGACCCGCCCGCAGCGGCGCCCCGCAGTTGGAGCAGAACCGGCTGGCCGCATCGCTGCGGTGCCCGCACCTGCTGCAGACCTGCTCGGCCGACATGGACGGCTCCTCGTGCCGCGGCTGCCCCGCGGAGGCGTTGGTGGCGTACGGGTCGGGAGCAAACCCTCCACCCGTACTCGAGGTTGATGCGTCACCGAAACCTATGCGGGCGGTACCGGCAGGGTCAACAGACGACGCGCCGGGCGCGCCCGGAACGTCGCCGGCGCCCGCGACCTCGTCACGGAAGAGCGGCCGGTCCGCCGGCGCCTGCGCTTCCCCCTGGCCCGCGCGGTGCTGCGCCGCACCGTCTTCCTCGCGGTTCTTCTTTCCGAACAACTTCTCAAACAACTTCACGGGCGATTCCCCTTGAACGAAACAGACCCGCCCGTGGGGCAGGACGAACTCCGAATGCACACACCTGCCGACCCGGACATCCTCACAACGTCCGCAACCACCAGACAGTTTCCACCACGCACCACGACTTCGGTGCGCCGACCCCCCGCAGGCGGCAGCCCGCGTGAGCCGTCGGCCCCCCGTCCTGCGTCACGACGATGACGACCGAGCGTAGTCAGGCTGCTTCGCAGCCCGCAAGGCATC
Coding sequences within:
- a CDS encoding FHA domain-containing protein; its protein translation is MSGGCGRCEDVRVGRCVHSEFVLPHGRVCFVQGESPVKLFEKLFGKKNREEDGAAQHRAGQGEAQAPADRPLFRDEVAGAGDVPGAPGASSVDPAGTARIGFGDASTSSTGGGFAPDPYATNASAGQPRHEEPSMSAEQVCSRCGHRSDAASRFCSNCGAPLRAGLTPERASETTSTISISGLEAYEAEVSGQQHVSSLSPEAQAAVEALPPGSALLIVRRGPNSGSRFLLDGELTTAGRHPQSDIFLDDVTVSRRHVEFRRSQDGGFTVADVGSLNGTYVNREPIDSVPLHNGDEVQIGKYRLVFYASLRGA